From Rhinatrema bivittatum chromosome 5, aRhiBiv1.1, whole genome shotgun sequence, the proteins below share one genomic window:
- the TRIM13 gene encoding E3 ubiquitin-protein ligase TRIM13 isoform X1 produces MHLVDLRVQTAFVAMMDLLEEDLTCPICCSLFDDPRVLPCSHNFCKKCLEGILEGNVRSVPWRQSNFKCPTCRKETPSIGIGSLQVNYSLKGIVEKYNKFKVIPKMPVCKVHSGQPLNIFCSTDLKLICGFCATRGDHADHGFCSIEDAYRLEKSAFESLFQSFETWRCGDLLSQLDTLETSKRRALQLLTKDSDKVKEYFEALEHTLEQKKNEILSDFETMKLAVMQAYDPEINKLNTVLNEQKRALSLAESFRDLLDPIIFLQRMQEFREKIKLIKESPLPSFSDSDLSPFLKSFDTSQWNNVKLMDVEKLSLPQEPPSSKMKLPWRISCTYGGAILTCFLIMLAIALLFAEPLNDIINTWMSAIISTYAIDMARLADLTASYWEKAAEGMRLLGETFQRCILMLLELVAEFVCKYKLL; encoded by the exons ATGCATCTGGTCGACCTTCGTGTACAAACTGCATTTGTG GCTATGATGGATCTCTTGGAGGAGGACCTTACTTGTCCTATTTGCTGTAGTTTGTTTGATGATCCTCGGGTTTTACCTTGTTCACACAACTTCTGTAAGAAATGCCTAGAAGGGATCCTCGAAGGAAATGTTAGGAGCGTGCCCTGGAGACAGTCAAATTTCAAGTGCCCCACCTGCCGAAAAGAAACCCCTTCTATTGGAATTGGTAGCTTGCAAGTCAACTATTCACTGAAAGGAATTGTGGAAAAGTACAACAAATTCAAAGTCATTCCAAAGATGcctgtgtgcaaggtgcacagtGGGCAACCCCTCAATATCTTCTGCTCAACAGATCTGAAGCTAATTTGTGGGTTTTGTGCCACTAGAGGAGATCACGCAGACCATGGCTTCTGCTCAATTGAGGATGCCTATCGCCTAGAAAAGAGTGCTTTTGAAAGTCTCTTTCAGAGCTTTGAGACATGGCGGTGTGGAGACTTGCTGTCCCAGCTTGACACCTTGGAAACTAGCAAGAGGAGAGCCCTGCAGTTGTTGACTAAGGACTCTGACAAAGTGAAGGAGTACTTTGAAGCACTAGAGCACACGctggagcagaaaaaaaatgagatCCTGTCTGATTTTGAGACCATGAAGTTGGCAGTGATGCAGGCCTATGACCCAGAGATCAATAAGTTGAACACGGTTCTGAATGAGCAGAAACGGGCTCTCAGCCTTGCGGAGAGTTTTAGGGATTTGCTGGATCCCATTATTTTTCTGCAGCGGATGCAGGAGTTCAGGGAGAAAATCAAATTAATTAAGGAGAGTCCTTTACCTTCCTTCTCAGATAGCGATCTGAGTCCATTCCTGAAGAGTTTTGATACCAGTCAGTGGAATAATGTAAAACTGATGGATGTGGAGAAGCTGTCCCTACCTCAGGAACCACCCAGTTCAAAGATGAAACTTCCATGGAGGATTTCTTGCACATATGGGGGGGCTATACTTACTTGCTTTTTAATAATGTTAGCCATAGCACTGCTGTTTGCAGAACCTCTAAATGACATCATAAATACTTGGATGTCTGCAATTATTTCCACATATGCAATAGACATGGCCAGGTTAGCTGATCTTACAGCTTCTTATTGGGAAAAGGCTGCAGAGGGAATGCGGCTGCTTGGTGAGACATTTCAGAGGTGTATCCTGATGCTGCTTGAACTAGTGGCAGAATTTGTCTGTAAATATAAACTTTTATAA
- the TRIM13 gene encoding E3 ubiquitin-protein ligase TRIM13 isoform X2: MMDLLEEDLTCPICCSLFDDPRVLPCSHNFCKKCLEGILEGNVRSVPWRQSNFKCPTCRKETPSIGIGSLQVNYSLKGIVEKYNKFKVIPKMPVCKVHSGQPLNIFCSTDLKLICGFCATRGDHADHGFCSIEDAYRLEKSAFESLFQSFETWRCGDLLSQLDTLETSKRRALQLLTKDSDKVKEYFEALEHTLEQKKNEILSDFETMKLAVMQAYDPEINKLNTVLNEQKRALSLAESFRDLLDPIIFLQRMQEFREKIKLIKESPLPSFSDSDLSPFLKSFDTSQWNNVKLMDVEKLSLPQEPPSSKMKLPWRISCTYGGAILTCFLIMLAIALLFAEPLNDIINTWMSAIISTYAIDMARLADLTASYWEKAAEGMRLLGETFQRCILMLLELVAEFVCKYKLL, from the coding sequence ATGATGGATCTCTTGGAGGAGGACCTTACTTGTCCTATTTGCTGTAGTTTGTTTGATGATCCTCGGGTTTTACCTTGTTCACACAACTTCTGTAAGAAATGCCTAGAAGGGATCCTCGAAGGAAATGTTAGGAGCGTGCCCTGGAGACAGTCAAATTTCAAGTGCCCCACCTGCCGAAAAGAAACCCCTTCTATTGGAATTGGTAGCTTGCAAGTCAACTATTCACTGAAAGGAATTGTGGAAAAGTACAACAAATTCAAAGTCATTCCAAAGATGcctgtgtgcaaggtgcacagtGGGCAACCCCTCAATATCTTCTGCTCAACAGATCTGAAGCTAATTTGTGGGTTTTGTGCCACTAGAGGAGATCACGCAGACCATGGCTTCTGCTCAATTGAGGATGCCTATCGCCTAGAAAAGAGTGCTTTTGAAAGTCTCTTTCAGAGCTTTGAGACATGGCGGTGTGGAGACTTGCTGTCCCAGCTTGACACCTTGGAAACTAGCAAGAGGAGAGCCCTGCAGTTGTTGACTAAGGACTCTGACAAAGTGAAGGAGTACTTTGAAGCACTAGAGCACACGctggagcagaaaaaaaatgagatCCTGTCTGATTTTGAGACCATGAAGTTGGCAGTGATGCAGGCCTATGACCCAGAGATCAATAAGTTGAACACGGTTCTGAATGAGCAGAAACGGGCTCTCAGCCTTGCGGAGAGTTTTAGGGATTTGCTGGATCCCATTATTTTTCTGCAGCGGATGCAGGAGTTCAGGGAGAAAATCAAATTAATTAAGGAGAGTCCTTTACCTTCCTTCTCAGATAGCGATCTGAGTCCATTCCTGAAGAGTTTTGATACCAGTCAGTGGAATAATGTAAAACTGATGGATGTGGAGAAGCTGTCCCTACCTCAGGAACCACCCAGTTCAAAGATGAAACTTCCATGGAGGATTTCTTGCACATATGGGGGGGCTATACTTACTTGCTTTTTAATAATGTTAGCCATAGCACTGCTGTTTGCAGAACCTCTAAATGACATCATAAATACTTGGATGTCTGCAATTATTTCCACATATGCAATAGACATGGCCAGGTTAGCTGATCTTACAGCTTCTTATTGGGAAAAGGCTGCAGAGGGAATGCGGCTGCTTGGTGAGACATTTCAGAGGTGTATCCTGATGCTGCTTGAACTAGTGGCAGAATTTGTCTGTAAATATAAACTTTTATAA